CTGCCAAGGATCGGCGGTCAGCCCTGCATCGAGCCGATGCGTGAGGCAGATTTCGAACGCATCGCCCGCGAAGATGTGTTGCCGGCACGTCTCGACCAGCCGGCAATAGGCCTCGGCGTCGAATTGAGAATGCACGGTGACCTCGGCCGCACGTTGCCGACCATTTACGGCGACATCGTCTTCGCATCCGGCCGTATCGAACGCCGCGATCCGGGCGAGCATCTTGTCGCGGCGCAGCTCGGCGGCGCGGCGGGCGTCGTCGCTGGTGGGACCGCGCCCCACGACCGACAGAAACGATTTGCCCGACTCGTGGCACTGCGCCAGCAGCACGTCGTGCAACATGAAGTACACGTCGGGCAGCTCGAGGTCGTCGGCCCCTTGGTCGGGCAATTCCTCGACGAAGTGGCCCGCCTCGTAGCCGAAATAGCCGACGGCGCCCGCCAACAGCGGCACCGGATGGTCTTGATACGTGCCGTGGTCGATCGCATGCTCGTTGAGCACGCTGCGCAGATCATCGAACAGATCGGCCGTGCGCGTTTCGACAATCGGCCGGGCAAGCACGCGTCCTTGCGGATCGTGCCGGTAAGTGACTTCGATCTGCGCCAGGGCCGCGCCTCCCGCACGCAGGCGGCGCTTGGCCTTGTAAACCAGGAAGGGATCGGCGCCGAGGAACGAATATCGCCCCAACCGGGCGGACCCAAGCGCGCTATCGAGCAGGAAGGCATACGGCTCCTGCTGGTGCATTTGCTGATAGCGCCAGAAGGGCGCCGCCAGATCCAATTCGACCAGCAAATGACAGGTCGCGCACGATGTGTCGCCCAGCAGCGCCGGACTATCGGATTTCATCGACCGCGAGGCCTCTCGTGCGATTCGTAGCGCTGCCAACGTC
Above is a genomic segment from Pirellulales bacterium containing:
- the pabB gene encoding aminodeoxychorismate synthase component I: MKSDSPALLGDTSCATCHLLVELDLAAPFWRYQQMHQQEPYAFLLDSALGSARLGRYSFLGADPFLVYKAKRRLRAGGAALAQIEVTYRHDPQGRVLARPIVETRTADLFDDLRSVLNEHAIDHGTYQDHPVPLLAGAVGYFGYEAGHFVEELPDQGADDLELPDVYFMLHDVLLAQCHESGKSFLSVVGRGPTSDDARRAAELRRDKMLARIAAFDTAGCEDDVAVNGRQRAAEVTVHSQFDAEAYCRLVETCRQHIFAGDAFEICLTHRLDAGLTADPWQLYQELRRINPAPFASYLRFPEAQVLSSSPERYVSMGPDRVAESRPIKGTRRRGLSAAEDAAARRELTTSLKDRAENMMIVDLVRNDLGRVCKFGSVHVPELMVVEPYATVFQLVSTVRGELADDRDALDLIRASFPGGSMTGAPKIEAMKIIDQLEPVKRGIYSGAIGYLDFCGTIDLSIAIRTFVVTDGRCYFSVGGAVVADSDPRAEYQETLDKARALITALENLPTPNGS